Proteins from one Acanthopagrus latus isolate v.2019 chromosome 18, fAcaLat1.1, whole genome shotgun sequence genomic window:
- the LOC119007468 gene encoding phospholipase A and acyltransferase 2-like isoform X2, which yields MGQSQSNQKPEPGDLIEIFRGGYQHWAVYIGDGLVVHMVPPSECAGAGVSSVMSVAAQRAVVKKEKLSEVVGTDDWRVNNDLDERYDPHQADIIVEEALQLVGTEQPYGIKRWNCEHFAKKLRYGKAESRQVRNAIIATVAAVAGFLGIAFLVGALSGRRKREDEDKQ from the exons TCAAATCAGAAACCAGAGCCTGGGGACTTGATTGAGATCTTCCGAGGTGGTTATCAGCACTGGGCTGTGTACATTGGTGACGGCTTAGTTGTTCACATGGTACCACCCT CTGAATGCGCTGGTGCTGGGGTCAGCAGTGTGATGTCGGTCGCAGCTCAGAGGGCCGTGGTGAAGAAAGAGAAGCTAAGTGAAGTGGTGGGAACCGACGATTGGAGAGTCAACAATGACCTGGATGAGAGGTACGATCCCCACCAAGCAGATATCATTGTGGAGGAGGCGCTTCAGTTGGTGGGCACAGAGCAGCCGTATGGCATCAAGAGGTGGAACTGTGAGCACTTTGCAAAGAAGCTGCGCTACGGAAAGGCTGAGTCCAGGCAG GTGCGTAACGCTATAATCGCAACTGTGGCAGCAGTAGCTGGGTTTCTGGGTATTGCCTTTCTGGTAGGAGCTCTGTCtggaaggaggaaaagagaagacGAGGACAAGCAGTGA